One Mycobacteroides abscessus ATCC 19977 genomic window carries:
- a CDS encoding WXG100 family type VII secretion target has product MSGGNSMHLSVDAVIPNVDRLGTVARDLEESLRQLVSNVEGVVGVSWTGDSAKLYEESWQEFREAASRIVGDAKEIESRVRGNVTQFLQQEAINASRLGGQ; this is encoded by the coding sequence ATGAGCGGGGGTAATTCTATGCACCTGTCGGTCGATGCGGTGATTCCGAATGTAGATCGACTCGGCACGGTGGCGCGGGATCTTGAGGAGTCGTTGAGGCAACTTGTCAGCAATGTCGAGGGCGTCGTGGGGGTGTCGTGGACGGGTGATTCGGCGAAGCTGTATGAGGAGAGTTGGCAGGAGTTCCGCGAGGCGGCATCGCGGATCGTAGGTGATGCCAAGGAGATTGAGAGCAGAGTTCGGGGGAATGTCACTCAGTTCCTGCAGCAAGAAGCGATCAACGCCTCGCGGCTGGGGGGCCAGTAA
- a CDS encoding ArnT family glycosyltransferase — protein sequence MPESVVEKTSSDCPPFAAGAVALVVVVAGVVAVLSATRYGYYYDELYFIAAGKRPSFSYADQGPLVPLLARGVDWVFPGSFVALRIQGIIAVLVVVTVSALIAREFGGGRSAQVLAAVACSTAFGILGEAGTLTTNIIDTAMWALLSWLVVRWVRTRRDGLLLVAGLVTMAALQVKWLIPIFWIATLIAVGCLGPRELLRRPTLWFSAVAVALSAIPMLIWQSQHGWPQAAMGAVIRGQTSMLFGPATFIPRAVQMCGVLGAVLLVYGAWQLWRSPRLQPYRFLGLTFLIVVVIFAVTGGRIQYGAGIYAAVIAAGAVELTALRSRWVTIAAVPRGGGVGRSIRDLGNPVATGFPTCSRHRFRCRTGQSGLRRVRLAGIDGDGNQHLPRATGRAAPQRGHHHRTLHPSQRPRLLPVRGWSSCDLQSQARLRILRCPTRQRRDCFMGRQHQSRSASPIHHCRGGGEIRCTPGHATSHTRHHNLEMHRTDTTLVNNVANNANPLTTFGGKIS from the coding sequence GTGCCTGAGTCTGTTGTCGAGAAGACGTCCAGCGATTGTCCGCCGTTCGCGGCGGGTGCGGTCGCATTGGTGGTTGTTGTGGCTGGGGTTGTGGCGGTGTTGTCGGCCACACGGTATGGCTATTACTACGACGAGCTGTATTTCATCGCGGCGGGCAAGCGGCCCTCGTTCAGCTACGCCGATCAGGGTCCGTTGGTGCCGCTGCTTGCCCGCGGTGTGGACTGGGTGTTTCCGGGATCATTTGTTGCGCTGCGCATTCAGGGAATCATTGCCGTTCTTGTGGTCGTGACGGTCAGTGCGCTCATCGCACGTGAGTTCGGTGGCGGTCGCAGCGCGCAGGTTCTTGCTGCGGTGGCCTGCAGTACGGCGTTCGGCATATTGGGCGAGGCAGGCACGTTGACCACCAACATCATCGACACCGCAATGTGGGCGCTGCTGTCGTGGCTTGTGGTGCGTTGGGTGCGGACCCGCCGCGATGGATTGCTGCTTGTGGCCGGGCTGGTGACTATGGCTGCGCTGCAGGTGAAGTGGCTTATCCCGATCTTTTGGATCGCAACGCTGATCGCCGTGGGATGCTTGGGACCCAGAGAGTTGCTGCGTCGCCCCACCCTGTGGTTCAGCGCGGTCGCGGTGGCACTATCAGCGATCCCGATGCTGATTTGGCAGAGCCAGCATGGGTGGCCGCAGGCAGCGATGGGCGCGGTGATTCGTGGCCAGACCAGCATGTTGTTCGGTCCGGCGACCTTCATTCCGCGAGCCGTGCAAATGTGCGGGGTGCTCGGTGCCGTGTTGTTGGTATATGGGGCGTGGCAGCTATGGCGGTCACCGCGACTGCAGCCGTACAGGTTTCTAGGCTTGACGTTTCTGATCGTGGTGGTGATCTTCGCGGTCACCGGCGGGCGCATCCAATACGGCGCCGGCATCTACGCGGCAGTGATCGCAGCAGGAGCCGTCGAACTGACAGCGTTACGCAGCCGCTGGGTCACAATTGCCGCCGTACCCCGTGGCGGTGGTGTCGGTCGCAGCATTCGTGATCTGGGCAACCCCGTGGCGACCGGCTTCCCAACTTGCTCCCGCCACCGATTTCGCTGCAGGACTGGCCAGTCAGGCCTACGGCGAGTTCGGCTGGCCGGAATTGACGGCGACGGTAACCAGCATCTACCAAGAGCTACCGGCCGAGCAGCGCCGCAGCGCGGTCATCATCACCGAACGCTACATCCAAGCCAGCGCCCTCGACTACTACCAGTCCGCGGCTGGTCTTCCTGCGATCTTCAGTCCCAAGCGCGGCTTCGGATACTTCGGTGCCCCACCCGACAACGCCGAGACTGTTTTATGGGTCGGCAGCACCAAAGCCGATCTGCAAGCCCGATTCACCACTGTCGTGGCGGCGGCGAAATTCGGTGTACGCCTGGGCATGCCACAAGTCACACGCGACATCACAATCTGGAAATGCACCGGACCGATACAACCCTGGTCAACAATGTGGCCAATAATGCAAACCCTCTAACTACATTTGGAGGCAAGATCTCATGA
- a CDS encoding DUF5131 family protein translates to MRRSTGIEWTEVTWNPTTGCDRVSTGCDNCYALAMAKRLKAMGSARYQVDGDPRTSGPGFALQIHPDALDQPYKWSGNRTVFVNSMSDLFHAKVPLDFVRSVFEVIEDTPRHTYQVLTKRSARLPKIANKLRWPENLWLGVSVEDRRHLDRIDHLRQVPAAVRFLSCEPLLGPLNGLNLSGIGWVITGGESGPKARPLDEQWVRDIRDACIENGVPFFHKQWGGRTPKERGRVLDGMVWDEMPQKSTA, encoded by the coding sequence ATGCGTCGCAGCACTGGTATCGAATGGACAGAAGTCACCTGGAATCCGACGACTGGCTGCGACCGAGTGTCGACCGGATGCGACAACTGCTACGCCTTGGCAATGGCTAAGCGGCTCAAGGCCATGGGTTCTGCCCGCTACCAAGTTGACGGCGACCCACGCACCTCTGGCCCCGGCTTCGCCCTCCAGATTCATCCAGATGCATTGGATCAACCCTACAAGTGGTCCGGCAACCGGACCGTATTCGTCAATTCTATGAGCGACCTGTTCCACGCAAAAGTTCCACTTGACTTCGTGCGCAGCGTCTTTGAGGTGATCGAAGATACCCCTCGGCACACCTACCAGGTACTAACCAAGCGCTCGGCTCGCCTGCCCAAGATCGCCAACAAACTGCGGTGGCCCGAGAACTTGTGGCTGGGCGTAAGCGTCGAGGACCGACGGCATCTCGACCGGATAGATCACCTGCGACAGGTACCGGCCGCTGTCCGCTTCTTGTCATGCGAGCCGCTGCTGGGGCCCCTTAACGGGCTCAATCTTTCAGGTATCGGTTGGGTTATCACCGGAGGCGAATCTGGCCCCAAAGCCCGGCCACTCGATGAACAGTGGGTTCGCGATATACGGGATGCCTGCATCGAAAATGGTGTGCCGTTTTTCCATAAACAGTGGGGTGGTCGTACACCGAAAGAGCGCGGCCGGGTTCTCGACGGCATGGTGTGGGACGAAATGCCGCAAAAGTCTACGGCGTAG
- a CDS encoding gamma-glutamylcyclotransferase, with translation MSTDASGLGSPLETNLPLFVYGNLKPGELGHLLISPWVSDSRPATVTGHLWVRDGVPLADLGSRGHIRGHLLTLSAPGYRAVGELEPTAYYQWAKVTCIEPSRLKANTLVAAGWLTPDRGGGDVLYEPWTSTQDPLLTYGLAAVTDTLRNDGRAAFQGGQALYEPVHWLRFYRLQAAYMLACSILERIAFRLAPNAGPTTKVNILGRQPQFMSAVQSAGVPIPRRAVYRADNPRERVNLNKADQFANWAYQIRSNLVHRGKSASLEAELVRTALIDLHDVLRIYLQAAIPSISDTWMHADPTDSIRDWRIKTEFNAPPDN, from the coding sequence TTGAGTACTGACGCAAGCGGGCTCGGGTCACCGCTTGAGACGAACCTGCCGCTGTTCGTATACGGGAACCTCAAACCAGGTGAACTCGGCCATCTGTTGATCTCCCCGTGGGTCAGTGATTCGCGGCCCGCGACGGTGACCGGACATTTGTGGGTGCGAGATGGAGTGCCGTTGGCCGACTTGGGTTCTCGCGGACACATTCGCGGTCACCTTTTGACGTTGTCGGCCCCTGGTTACCGTGCGGTTGGAGAGCTCGAACCCACGGCCTATTACCAGTGGGCAAAGGTTACTTGCATTGAACCGTCAAGACTTAAAGCCAACACGTTGGTAGCAGCTGGCTGGCTCACACCTGACCGCGGCGGCGGCGATGTGCTCTACGAACCATGGACCAGCACGCAAGATCCGCTTCTGACCTACGGTCTGGCTGCAGTGACCGACACACTCAGAAACGATGGACGCGCAGCCTTTCAAGGAGGACAAGCCCTCTACGAACCGGTGCACTGGCTGCGTTTCTACCGGCTACAGGCGGCGTACATGCTGGCCTGCTCAATCCTGGAGCGCATTGCATTCCGGCTCGCACCCAACGCCGGCCCCACTACGAAAGTGAACATTCTTGGCCGACAACCGCAATTCATGTCCGCGGTGCAATCTGCTGGCGTGCCGATCCCGCGCCGAGCTGTCTATCGAGCAGACAATCCACGCGAGCGCGTAAATCTGAATAAAGCCGATCAATTCGCCAACTGGGCCTATCAGATCCGCAGCAACCTGGTGCACCGCGGCAAGAGCGCCTCCCTCGAAGCAGAACTTGTTCGCACCGCACTGATCGACCTGCACGACGTACTGCGCATCTACCTGCAGGCCGCCATCCCCTCCATCAGCGACACCTGGATGCACGCCGATCCCACCGACAGCATCCGCGATTGGCGAATCAAAACCGAATTCAACGCCCCGCCAGACAACTGA
- a CDS encoding DUF3558 domain-containing protein, translating to MLPVLALTAALTVSCSHSRIQPQDASTSTSTSTSAVATNTAGRAKITFDPCSQIPASVIAQQKLDRLPPKPDRSADGDIENNRCGYLAQARYGVSAVASNYTLEMDKKVDFHGDFKEFDINGRRALSFLIYKNDPTACAIDVEATTGTYGVNASSAMGTFGDFPDCLTAARAHLDAFLPYFPA from the coding sequence GTGCTACCGGTCTTGGCGTTGACTGCGGCGTTGACGGTGTCCTGTAGCCACTCGCGTATCCAGCCGCAAGATGCATCCACGAGTACGAGCACCTCTACATCGGCGGTCGCCACCAATACCGCGGGCAGGGCCAAGATCACTTTTGATCCGTGCTCGCAGATCCCGGCAAGCGTGATCGCCCAACAGAAGCTGGACCGTCTTCCTCCGAAACCCGATAGGTCTGCTGACGGGGATATCGAGAACAACCGGTGCGGGTACCTGGCGCAGGCGCGTTACGGAGTTAGCGCGGTGGCCTCGAACTACACCCTGGAGATGGACAAGAAAGTCGACTTCCACGGCGACTTCAAAGAGTTCGACATCAACGGTCGGCGCGCGTTGAGCTTCCTGATTTACAAGAACGACCCCACGGCCTGCGCCATAGATGTCGAGGCAACCACAGGCACCTACGGAGTCAACGCGTCCAGCGCAATGGGTACGTTCGGCGATTTCCCGGATTGCTTGACCGCGGCCCGCGCGCACCTGGATGCATTCTTGCCGTATTTCCCGGCCTGA
- a CDS encoding MarR family transcriptional regulator, whose translation MTDELTALRRMSREAFRQDYRLEVMLAVGRSTDGLVCLSDLAAAVGTSTSNVQGPLRSLIALGLLTPLPRSDSKRRHMLRNPSAAWQWAEELAVLADSQTDSPGTNQLR comes from the coding sequence ATGACTGACGAGCTGACTGCGCTGCGACGCATGTCGCGGGAGGCATTTCGGCAGGATTACCGGCTGGAGGTCATGCTCGCGGTCGGCCGTTCGACCGATGGACTGGTTTGCCTTTCTGACCTGGCGGCAGCTGTAGGCACGAGCACTAGCAACGTCCAGGGCCCTCTGCGTAGCCTGATCGCGCTGGGACTGCTCACTCCGTTACCTAGAAGTGACAGCAAGAGACGACATATGCTGCGTAACCCCAGTGCAGCGTGGCAGTGGGCCGAGGAGCTGGCGGTACTGGCGGACTCCCAAACGGATTCACCTGGGACCAATCAGTTGCGTTAG
- a CDS encoding GrpB family protein, translated as MAAKPIIDLQALVTNLEVANAIAAKLAPHQWCYVPTYLDRRLDRRFFVKVVDGRRTAHLHLLTNDSARWHQQLAFRDALRIDPDLVRTYADLKIQLAKHHRHDREAYTAGKQLFINEVLTRHAHDN; from the coding sequence CTGGCCGCCAAACCGATCATTGACCTCCAAGCACTTGTCACGAACCTAGAAGTGGCTAATGCCATCGCCGCTAAGCTTGCCCCACACCAATGGTGTTACGTTCCAACATATCTGGATCGTCGGCTCGATCGCCGGTTCTTCGTCAAAGTTGTTGATGGTCGCCGAACGGCTCATCTACACCTGCTGACGAACGACAGTGCCAGATGGCACCAACAGCTCGCTTTCAGGGACGCGCTGCGTATCGACCCGGACCTTGTTCGCACCTACGCGGATCTGAAAATCCAACTGGCCAAGCATCACCGTCACGATCGCGAGGCCTACACCGCAGGCAAACAGCTGTTTATCAACGAGGTTCTCACTCGCCACGCGCACGACAACTGA
- a CDS encoding HNH endonuclease: MDHIDLELHVHHLIPWRMAGPTAEENLVTLCGTCHKGLLPDYEPMLRELAALPGPASSLLERTTEFDEEAARYREWVAQLDTGRDT; the protein is encoded by the coding sequence ATGGATCACATCGATCTCGAGTTGCATGTCCACCACCTGATCCCGTGGCGCATGGCTGGTCCGACGGCGGAAGAAAACCTCGTTACCCTGTGTGGAACTTGCCATAAGGGGCTCCTTCCGGACTATGAACCGATGTTGCGTGAGCTTGCGGCATTACCTGGCCCAGCAAGCTCGCTCCTGGAACGTACAACCGAGTTCGATGAAGAGGCCGCGCGGTACCGAGAATGGGTCGCCCAGCTAGACACTGGCCGCGACACCTAG
- a CDS encoding DEAD/DEAH box helicase, which produces MPLDLGRINPGKRAHLLEPRDIFAALPDKRWPRLRAEQGEVLKAWFARRTERDLVIKQNTGGGKTLVGLLIGQSSLNEGIGPVIYLVPDRYLITQVVDTAEAVGIAVTTDVDEELFRAGRAICVATFDKLVNGRTVFGVRGRREITPLGTVIVDDAHAALSAARQQFRPTLSANSEGYAKLLGLFAADLQRQSQRGYADLAAGDRGTPLRVPPKAVVERTAEVMAILRPLGEDHAVKSMFFGWPLISEDLALATITFTSRSVEIKTPCPRIDLIAAFADATRRVYLTATLADEGVLVTELGADARSVRKPITPDRASDLGDRLILAPQSINPDVDEKLVRQLVRDFADGDRNGDGTLEADPVNVVVLVPGTERAKLWDQFANHTLNVNTMGPVIEQMTNGEHVGVVVLINKYDGVDLPDGACRLLIIDGVPTPLSGSEQREAAALTGSLTFESRKVQRLEQGMGRGIRDLQDYCAVLVLTREASLTLRDPKRLQFYSPVTRAQIELSQQVADQIAAEGLEEIRNVLDIFLEREESWVSVSRAAVADVEYKHDGAVDAHTEARRQAFDKAVAGDLSTAVQLLRSGIDTLTDELETGWAMEELAGYQQHVDPAGSQKTLVGARLRNPGALKAEVPPEPRRTKGPAQQAEAAATYLGAQYDDPVALRLSVGSLFDNIVWAVPETHDLAEDQFRLLGLHLGFASSRPDREENDGGPDVLWGLSPEANAVIELKTEITRKDPVIHKLDEAGQLLTSLEWDARRNPGATSRIPVIVHPSAVLSPNASLPPHTRVITKQDLADLRVDVENFVKDLVAVGRWSHPATVREALVRNRLTAATVISAHSTAISTS; this is translated from the coding sequence ATGCCGCTCGATCTTGGCCGTATCAACCCGGGGAAGCGTGCACACCTGCTGGAGCCACGCGACATCTTCGCTGCACTGCCGGATAAGCGCTGGCCCCGACTGCGGGCAGAGCAGGGTGAAGTGCTCAAGGCGTGGTTTGCTCGCCGCACCGAGCGTGACTTGGTCATCAAACAGAACACTGGCGGCGGTAAAACGTTGGTGGGACTGTTGATCGGCCAGTCCAGTCTCAACGAGGGGATCGGACCCGTCATCTACTTGGTGCCCGACCGGTACCTGATCACACAGGTTGTGGACACAGCGGAAGCAGTGGGGATCGCGGTGACCACTGACGTCGATGAAGAACTGTTCCGTGCTGGGCGGGCAATTTGCGTGGCCACATTCGACAAGTTGGTTAATGGCCGCACTGTGTTCGGTGTGCGTGGACGCCGCGAAATCACTCCACTGGGAACCGTCATCGTCGATGACGCGCACGCAGCATTGAGTGCAGCACGCCAGCAGTTTCGCCCAACGCTGTCAGCGAACTCTGAGGGTTATGCGAAGCTGTTAGGCCTGTTCGCAGCCGACCTCCAGCGCCAGAGTCAGCGGGGATATGCCGACTTAGCGGCGGGCGATCGCGGAACACCGCTACGAGTGCCGCCCAAGGCGGTCGTAGAGCGCACAGCTGAGGTGATGGCCATTTTGCGGCCGTTGGGCGAGGATCACGCGGTCAAGTCGATGTTCTTCGGTTGGCCGCTGATTTCCGAGGATCTAGCGCTAGCTACGATCACCTTCACGTCGCGTTCGGTGGAGATCAAGACTCCTTGTCCCCGAATCGATTTGATTGCGGCGTTCGCCGATGCCACACGGAGGGTGTATTTGACCGCGACCCTGGCCGATGAGGGAGTTTTGGTCACTGAGCTGGGGGCTGATGCCCGTAGTGTCCGAAAACCGATCACTCCTGATCGCGCGTCGGATCTTGGGGACCGCCTGATTTTGGCCCCCCAGTCGATCAATCCCGACGTTGACGAGAAGTTGGTGCGACAACTTGTTCGTGATTTCGCTGACGGCGACCGTAACGGCGACGGCACCCTTGAAGCAGACCCGGTCAATGTCGTGGTCTTGGTCCCCGGGACCGAACGGGCCAAACTGTGGGATCAGTTCGCCAATCACACCCTAAACGTGAACACCATGGGCCCGGTGATCGAGCAGATGACCAATGGTGAGCACGTCGGTGTGGTCGTTTTGATCAACAAATACGACGGTGTCGACCTTCCTGACGGAGCATGCCGACTATTGATCATCGATGGCGTTCCCACTCCGCTCTCGGGCAGCGAGCAGCGTGAAGCAGCAGCGCTGACCGGGTCGTTGACTTTTGAGTCCAGGAAGGTTCAACGGCTTGAGCAGGGCATGGGTCGAGGTATCCGGGATCTACAGGACTATTGCGCGGTGCTGGTTTTGACGCGTGAGGCTTCCTTGACGCTGCGCGATCCGAAACGCCTGCAATTCTATTCACCGGTTACTCGTGCGCAGATTGAGCTCAGCCAGCAGGTCGCCGATCAAATTGCCGCAGAAGGCCTGGAAGAAATCCGCAATGTGCTGGACATCTTTCTTGAGCGTGAAGAATCCTGGGTGTCAGTAAGCCGTGCCGCGGTCGCTGATGTCGAGTACAAGCATGACGGGGCTGTCGATGCCCACACTGAGGCGCGCAGACAAGCCTTCGACAAGGCCGTCGCCGGCGACCTGAGCACTGCGGTGCAGCTACTTCGTTCGGGTATCGACACCCTTACCGACGAGCTTGAAACGGGTTGGGCGATGGAGGAACTGGCGGGTTATCAACAACATGTTGATCCGGCCGGCAGTCAGAAGACTCTCGTCGGTGCCCGACTCCGTAACCCAGGTGCGCTCAAGGCCGAGGTGCCCCCTGAGCCTAGACGAACGAAAGGACCCGCCCAGCAAGCTGAAGCCGCCGCCACGTACCTCGGCGCGCAGTACGACGATCCGGTTGCACTGCGCCTGAGCGTAGGCAGTTTGTTCGACAACATCGTGTGGGCGGTGCCGGAAACGCATGATCTGGCGGAGGATCAGTTCCGCTTGCTTGGACTGCATCTCGGTTTCGCGTCGAGCCGCCCTGATCGGGAAGAGAACGACGGCGGCCCAGACGTTCTCTGGGGTCTGTCGCCGGAAGCCAACGCCGTCATCGAGTTGAAGACTGAAATCACGCGGAAAGATCCGGTCATCCACAAACTTGATGAAGCCGGCCAACTACTAACCTCATTGGAGTGGGATGCTAGACGCAATCCCGGCGCCACCAGTCGAATACCGGTGATCGTGCATCCCAGCGCGGTGCTTAGTCCCAATGCCAGCTTGCCCCCGCATACTCGTGTCATCACCAAGCAGGATTTGGCCGATCTTCGGGTCGACGTCGAGAATTTCGTGAAGGATCTTGTGGCCGTTGGCCGGTGGTCACATCCGGCTACCGTTCGTGAAGCGTTGGTGCGCAACCGGTTGACCGCCGCGACCGTGATTTCGGCGCATAGCACCGCTATATCGACCTCCTGA
- the tcmP gene encoding three-Cys-motif partner protein TcmP, which produces MTSNDEFFQRQQPAAVLKHSVLEEYCNVFTSMVGSAFKGPIWLIDGYAGPGWYQSDDNTARVPGSPIVAARLAQRWRTTGKRDLRCIFIEANPAYFCSLREGLTEFAQDSAILVPLNGEVQERLDEAWKCVNGAPTITFLDPFGIAMPNHLVTDVLLSRTRQQAPSEVLLNINLEAVWRLGGCLQERDGQIVAKTRQEKGVERVDRFFGDIWWRREFYEARNANGASAAAAATAVVEQYRRRITDATGCLSISIPVRRRHGNPPLFHLTLFYRHPVAGYKFADAARRATRKWRDTFRAKELADATLPVEGTLFDLTEQIQESREKEAAAQERAFADSWIAVISANIKELVAEHRVLPVAENVVPILGATLSLAGEPELRRAWDQLSETGIVLPRNKSKALYQQSLCATP; this is translated from the coding sequence GTGACGTCCAACGACGAATTCTTTCAAAGGCAGCAACCAGCTGCTGTCCTTAAGCACTCCGTGCTTGAGGAGTACTGCAATGTGTTCACTTCTATGGTGGGTTCGGCATTCAAAGGGCCGATCTGGTTAATTGACGGCTACGCAGGACCAGGCTGGTATCAGAGCGATGACAACACCGCCCGGGTGCCGGGTTCACCGATCGTCGCCGCCAGACTGGCCCAACGGTGGCGCACGACCGGGAAACGCGATCTGCGTTGCATCTTCATTGAGGCCAACCCTGCGTACTTCTGCAGCCTGCGCGAAGGGCTAACGGAATTCGCACAAGACAGCGCGATTCTGGTTCCGCTGAACGGCGAAGTCCAAGAAAGGCTCGATGAGGCGTGGAAGTGCGTCAATGGCGCTCCAACAATTACGTTCTTGGACCCCTTCGGGATTGCGATGCCCAACCACCTGGTAACTGACGTTCTGCTGAGTAGGACACGTCAGCAAGCGCCTTCCGAAGTGCTTCTCAACATCAACCTCGAAGCCGTCTGGCGGCTGGGCGGATGTCTGCAGGAACGTGACGGCCAGATCGTGGCAAAAACGCGGCAAGAAAAAGGCGTCGAACGGGTCGACAGGTTCTTCGGAGACATCTGGTGGCGCCGCGAATTCTACGAGGCACGAAACGCAAACGGAGCGTCCGCCGCGGCCGCTGCCACAGCCGTCGTCGAACAGTATCGTCGTCGGATCACAGACGCCACCGGTTGCCTATCCATATCGATTCCTGTCCGTCGTAGACACGGAAATCCACCGCTGTTTCATCTGACATTGTTCTATCGCCACCCAGTTGCCGGCTACAAGTTCGCGGATGCAGCGCGACGCGCCACCCGGAAGTGGCGAGATACTTTCCGGGCCAAAGAACTTGCCGACGCCACCCTGCCGGTCGAAGGAACCCTGTTTGATCTCACTGAACAGATCCAAGAGTCGCGGGAGAAAGAAGCGGCCGCCCAGGAGCGTGCCTTTGCGGACAGCTGGATCGCCGTCATCAGTGCCAACATCAAAGAACTTGTGGCCGAGCACCGCGTATTGCCCGTTGCTGAAAACGTTGTACCCATCCTGGGTGCAACACTATCGCTGGCAGGTGAGCCGGAACTGCGACGAGCCTGGGATCAGTTAAGCGAAACTGGAATAGTGTTGCCCCGCAACAAGTCCAAAGCGCTGTATCAGCAGAGCCTTTGCGCTACGCCGTAG
- a CDS encoding type IV toxin-antitoxin system AbiEi family antitoxin domain-containing protein, translating to MQPDGRWERLRQIAANQFGLFTAHQARALRVRRYELSRMADAGQLWRARHGVYAFTDESADKYPYEDWAAQWLALRPAADVGERRGDPDVVISHQSAAEILDLGTIVSHDILHLSGPRRINVRSARVLAHRQPVGECDADWQLVEGLPVATAPRVIEDLAAAHIDGSHLGIAIEDALHRGLADVDDIHARLDRHANTWNARNGTELALRLLTSAGRH from the coding sequence ATGCAGCCCGACGGGCGGTGGGAACGGCTGCGCCAGATCGCGGCCAATCAGTTCGGGTTATTCACCGCCCACCAGGCCCGCGCACTTCGGGTGCGGCGCTATGAGCTGTCCCGCATGGCCGACGCAGGACAGCTGTGGCGCGCCCGTCACGGCGTCTACGCCTTTACGGATGAATCGGCCGATAAGTACCCGTATGAGGACTGGGCGGCCCAATGGCTTGCGTTGCGGCCAGCTGCCGACGTCGGTGAGCGCCGCGGCGATCCCGACGTGGTGATCAGCCATCAATCGGCCGCAGAAATCCTTGACCTGGGTACGATCGTGAGTCACGACATCCTGCATTTGAGTGGCCCCCGGCGAATCAACGTGCGCTCAGCGCGCGTACTGGCCCATCGGCAGCCCGTCGGGGAGTGCGACGCAGATTGGCAACTTGTTGAGGGCCTTCCGGTGGCTACCGCGCCTCGGGTGATTGAAGATTTGGCTGCCGCCCACATCGACGGTTCCCATCTGGGCATAGCGATCGAAGATGCCCTGCATCGCGGCCTGGCAGATGTCGACGACATTCACGCACGCCTGGACCGGCACGCCAATACATGGAATGCCCGCAACGGAACCGAGTTAGCACTGCGATTGCTGACGTCGGCGGGCAGGCACTGA
- a CDS encoding WXG100 family type VII secretion target, giving the protein MPRSQDPSGRYTFDADELDQLEADVKRWVTLAAESLATVEKVISELSDSTVWSGEANDAYQARHRDWLEKLKELRENASDMASWANTASQTYRKVIATNIAMLGQGS; this is encoded by the coding sequence ATGCCGCGCAGCCAGGATCCGTCGGGGCGGTACACGTTTGATGCTGATGAGCTTGATCAGCTAGAGGCGGACGTCAAGCGATGGGTCACGCTTGCCGCGGAAAGCCTCGCGACCGTGGAGAAAGTCATCTCCGAGCTGTCTGACTCGACGGTCTGGTCAGGCGAGGCCAATGACGCTTATCAGGCTCGGCACCGCGACTGGCTAGAGAAGCTAAAAGAACTGCGTGAGAATGCATCTGATATGGCGTCCTGGGCGAACACGGCTTCGCAGACGTATCGGAAGGTGATTGCGACCAACATTGCCATGCTCGGGCAGGGTTCTTGA